One window of the Herbiconiux sp. L3-i23 genome contains the following:
- a CDS encoding cation:proton antiporter regulatory subunit, whose amino-acid sequence MTVRIEKVELPGIGTRHDVLTESGRRIGVITHRDGKRNLALFDVDDPDACRESVKLTDDEASALADVLGASVMLSQLTGIGDQATGLFTEQLTLPAGSPYAGGVLGDTHARTLTGTSIVAIARDSHIIPSPTPDAALHAGDTVIAVGTRQGLDSLAELLSRGAG is encoded by the coding sequence GTGACAGTGCGCATCGAGAAGGTCGAGCTGCCGGGCATCGGCACCCGCCACGACGTGCTGACCGAGAGCGGCCGGCGCATCGGGGTGATCACCCACCGCGACGGCAAGCGCAACCTGGCGCTCTTCGACGTCGACGACCCCGACGCCTGCCGCGAGTCGGTCAAGCTCACCGACGACGAGGCATCCGCGCTCGCCGATGTGCTCGGGGCGTCGGTGATGCTGAGCCAGCTGACCGGAATCGGCGATCAGGCGACCGGCCTGTTCACCGAGCAGTTGACCCTGCCGGCAGGCTCCCCGTACGCCGGCGGCGTGCTCGGAGACACTCACGCCCGCACACTCACCGGCACCTCGATCGTGGCCATCGCGCGCGACTCGCACATCATCCCGTCGCCCACGCCCGACGCCGCCCTGCACGCGGGAGACACCGTGATCGCGGTCGGCACCCGCCAGGGTCTCGACTCGCTCGCCGAGCTCCTTTCGCGCGGCGCCGGTTGA
- the recR gene encoding recombination mediator RecR has protein sequence MYEGIVQELIDELGRLPGIGPKSAQRIAFHIVQTETFDVRRLGEVLLEVREKVRFCVECGNVADQERCNICRDPRRNRALICVVEEAKDVVAIERTREFRGLYHVLGGAISPIDGIGPEQLRIRELLQRLADGSVTEVILATDPNLEGEATATYLSRTLRTLDVPVSRLASGLPVGGDLEYADEVTLGRAFEGRRLMDESR, from the coding sequence GTGTACGAGGGAATCGTTCAGGAGCTCATCGACGAGCTCGGCAGGCTGCCGGGCATCGGTCCGAAATCGGCGCAGCGCATCGCCTTCCACATCGTCCAGACCGAGACCTTCGACGTGCGGCGTCTCGGCGAGGTGCTGCTCGAGGTGCGCGAGAAGGTGCGATTCTGCGTCGAGTGCGGCAACGTCGCCGACCAGGAGCGCTGCAACATCTGCCGCGACCCGCGCCGCAACCGGGCCCTCATCTGCGTCGTCGAAGAGGCGAAGGACGTCGTCGCCATCGAACGCACCCGCGAATTCCGCGGCCTCTACCACGTGCTCGGCGGCGCCATCAGCCCCATCGACGGCATCGGGCCCGAGCAGCTGCGCATCCGGGAGCTGCTGCAGCGCCTCGCCGACGGCAGCGTCACCGAGGTCATCCTCGCCACCGACCCCAACCTGGAAGGCGAGGCGACCGCCACCTACCTCTCCCGCACCTTGCGCACCCTCGACGTCCCGGTCAGCCGCCTCGCGTCGGGCCTGCCCGTCGGCGGCGACCTCGAATACGCCGACGAGGTGACCCTCGGGCGCGCGTTCGAGGGCCGCCGACTCATGGACGAGTCGCGGTGA
- a CDS encoding GNAT family N-acetyltransferase: MTDATVDAPVDAWRSVDRWRRRTGLDAAQAPTERLGAVVEVFEATWGVGRSPDRSFFTALSHAGNPVILVTDGDQPVGAAFAMLGWNDGLHLHSHMAAVLPGYRGRGVGGLMKLVQRADALEHGIREIRWTYDPLVLRNARFNLGRLGARVVAFHRDFYGRLGDAVSGDDASDRFEVAWELDSPRVLAALAADSSATPQWVGERRLELTPDYHALRAEDPAEASRLRARSRQVIESALTDGLRPETDTAGYVFVADEPGAEDRGKS; encoded by the coding sequence ATGACGGACGCCACCGTCGACGCCCCCGTCGACGCCTGGCGGAGCGTCGACCGGTGGCGCCGACGAACCGGACTCGACGCGGCGCAGGCGCCGACCGAACGGCTCGGGGCGGTCGTCGAGGTGTTCGAGGCGACATGGGGTGTGGGACGCTCGCCCGACCGCTCGTTCTTCACCGCCCTGTCGCACGCCGGGAACCCCGTCATCCTCGTCACCGACGGCGATCAGCCGGTCGGCGCCGCCTTCGCGATGCTCGGCTGGAACGACGGGCTCCACCTGCACAGCCATATGGCGGCCGTGCTGCCCGGATACCGTGGGCGCGGGGTGGGCGGCCTGATGAAACTCGTCCAGCGGGCGGATGCGTTGGAGCACGGTATCCGCGAGATCCGGTGGACCTACGATCCGCTGGTGCTGAGGAACGCCCGCTTCAACCTCGGCCGGCTGGGCGCCCGAGTCGTCGCCTTCCACCGCGACTTCTACGGCCGCCTCGGCGACGCGGTCAGCGGTGACGACGCCAGCGACCGCTTCGAGGTGGCGTGGGAGCTCGACTCGCCGCGGGTCCTCGCGGCGCTCGCCGCCGACAGCAGCGCGACGCCGCAGTGGGTGGGCGAGCGACGGCTGGAGCTGACGCCCGACTATCACGCCCTGCGAGCGGAGGACCCGGCCGAGGCGTCCCGACTGCGCGCCCGGTCGCGACAGGTGATCGAGTCGGCGCTCACCGACGGTCTCCGGCCGGAGACGGATACCGCGGGGTACGTGTTCGTCGCCGACGAGCCGGGAGCGGAAGACAGGGGGAAGTCATGA
- a CDS encoding signal peptidase I produces the protein MHRKERGFSLPETLLALTACIGLLSLLWLVSSTSLGLTLVSFKTGSMSPTMPTDTVALTVPTPAGEIEVGDVITVQRAGELPITHRVTAIESGTDSAERLLTLRGDANDDDDALPYEVSEAGRVVAWIPGAAPLMSLMTQPSALGLLVIVVGALLIWALFPEKGAYTSTARTGRAAHRRTA, from the coding sequence ATGCATCGCAAGGAACGGGGGTTCTCCCTCCCGGAGACGCTTCTCGCTCTCACCGCATGCATCGGGCTGTTGAGCCTGCTCTGGCTCGTCTCATCGACTTCGCTCGGGTTGACGCTCGTCTCGTTCAAAACGGGGTCGATGTCGCCGACGATGCCGACGGACACGGTGGCCCTCACGGTGCCCACGCCGGCCGGCGAGATCGAAGTCGGCGACGTGATCACGGTCCAGCGCGCCGGCGAGCTTCCGATCACGCACCGCGTCACGGCGATCGAGTCGGGAACGGATTCCGCCGAGAGGCTGCTCACATTGCGCGGTGACGCCAACGACGACGACGACGCGCTGCCCTACGAGGTTTCGGAAGCGGGGCGCGTGGTCGCGTGGATTCCCGGGGCGGCCCCGTTGATGTCCCTCATGACCCAGCCGTCGGCGCTCGGTCTCCTCGTGATCGTCGTCGGTGCGCTACTCATCTGGGCGCTGTTCCCCGAGAAGGGGGCGTACACGAGCACAGCCCGCACCGGCAGAGCCGCTCACCGGAGGACCGCGTGA
- the menC gene encoding o-succinylbenzoate synthase, translated as MIVEAVELHRIAMPLVRPFETSFGVQHSRDVLLVHVRSDAGDGWGECVAMADPFYSAEYVDGAQQIIERYLAPRILGRQITAAGFADAVHGVVGHRMAKAAVEAALLDAELRAAGASLASALGGVRQRVECGVSVGIAPDLDTLLAEVDGYLAEGYRRIKLKIKPGWDVDPVARVRDLVGDGFPLQVDANTAYTLDDLAQLARLDAFGLLLIEQPFVEEDIASHVALAAAIDTPVCLDESILDARIAADAIDRGATSVVNIKAGRVGGYLEAVRVHDVARSRGVPVWCGGMLETGIGRAANVALASLPGFTLPGDTSASSRYFAEDITEPFELDDGTLHVPDRPGIGVTVRTDLVADFASRPVVTVSA; from the coding sequence ATGATCGTCGAGGCAGTCGAGCTGCACCGGATCGCGATGCCGTTGGTGCGTCCGTTCGAGACCTCCTTCGGAGTGCAGCACTCCCGGGACGTGCTGCTCGTGCACGTCAGAAGCGACGCGGGCGACGGGTGGGGCGAATGCGTCGCCATGGCCGACCCGTTCTACAGCGCCGAGTACGTCGACGGAGCGCAGCAGATCATCGAGCGGTACCTCGCTCCCCGCATCCTGGGCCGGCAGATCACCGCGGCGGGGTTCGCCGACGCCGTGCACGGTGTCGTCGGTCACCGGATGGCGAAGGCCGCCGTCGAGGCGGCGCTGCTGGACGCCGAACTGCGGGCTGCCGGAGCATCGCTCGCGTCGGCGCTCGGAGGGGTGCGCCAACGGGTCGAGTGCGGGGTGTCCGTCGGCATCGCGCCCGACCTCGACACACTGCTCGCCGAGGTCGACGGCTACCTCGCCGAGGGCTACCGGCGCATCAAGTTGAAGATCAAGCCCGGCTGGGACGTGGACCCCGTCGCGCGGGTGCGGGACCTCGTCGGCGACGGGTTCCCGCTGCAGGTCGACGCGAACACCGCGTACACGCTCGACGACCTCGCGCAGCTCGCGCGACTCGACGCCTTCGGGCTCCTGCTCATCGAGCAGCCCTTCGTCGAGGAGGACATCGCGTCGCACGTGGCGCTCGCCGCGGCCATCGACACGCCCGTCTGCCTCGACGAGTCGATCCTCGACGCCCGCATCGCCGCCGACGCCATCGACCGCGGAGCGACCAGCGTCGTCAACATCAAGGCCGGGCGTGTCGGCGGATACCTCGAGGCCGTCCGGGTGCACGACGTCGCACGCTCGCGCGGCGTCCCCGTCTGGTGCGGCGGGATGCTCGAGACCGGGATCGGCCGCGCCGCGAACGTCGCCCTGGCGTCACTCCCCGGATTCACCCTGCCGGGCGACACGTCGGCGAGCAGTCGTTACTTCGCCGAGGACATCACCGAACCGTTCGAACTCGACGACGGCACGCTCCACGTCCCCGACAGGCCGGGAATCGGCGTCACCGTGCGAACCGATCTCGTCGCCGACTTCGCCAGCCGGCCGGTCGTCACCGTCTCGGCCTAG
- a CDS encoding choice-of-anchor G family protein, which yields MRFRPVMVAIVTVVAVLTGVVGAPGVQQSLAAWNDAEFVRASLRTLDCTSPSIFRSTANARLVSGTAFAAAPDDAAANSVTATAVGAGTTVDRSNAVAVGGGYRSVVDTAALAANATYSIPTTVALPTTTPTPAGWVSATGNGRQGATSGILTASGAVDSAGVASAPSRWTSVHLASIVAQATGAPLSTAAPGITALELRTGGFASAASIDACAARWTATTNSLLRSYQVGAMRYELASPSVQSLVDTARTARTSLVNSVQGIANNTTLSSNISSGVTALLAGLLGLLGLGTASSTVSATLATSELAALDALLVGTASDSTGLVTIDFATGTVSIDAAKLQGALNGRDPNSPLVFTPAQSAAVATAISGAVATWSASVVAALQRAAGAVRVSSTTVIDLTATVLGAQLTVARIEAKVIDTPIASMAASQATVTTTVLPAAGLLTGVVSALVGGLVSGLVSGVGTVVAQLVAALLAPTYNTVVPQAATIATTLGTQVGGAMTTVFGPSGIALLSLNAQNQPKTGTNPVPASLAALPAGRYDVGAVRVEIRPRTGAVSSAVGRWLMLGSSSVGPATLLN from the coding sequence ATGAGGTTCAGGCCAGTGATGGTCGCGATCGTCACCGTCGTCGCCGTGCTCACCGGCGTCGTCGGTGCTCCCGGCGTGCAGCAGAGCCTCGCTGCCTGGAACGACGCCGAGTTCGTCCGCGCGTCGCTCCGCACCCTCGACTGCACCAGCCCGTCGATCTTCCGAAGCACGGCGAATGCACGCTTGGTGAGCGGCACCGCGTTCGCCGCCGCCCCCGACGATGCCGCCGCGAATTCGGTGACGGCGACCGCCGTCGGCGCCGGCACCACGGTCGACCGATCGAACGCGGTCGCCGTGGGCGGCGGCTATCGCAGCGTCGTCGACACGGCGGCCCTCGCCGCGAACGCGACCTACTCGATTCCGACGACCGTCGCGCTGCCGACGACCACGCCGACGCCCGCCGGATGGGTGTCCGCCACTGGGAACGGCAGGCAGGGCGCGACGAGCGGCATCCTCACCGCGTCCGGCGCCGTCGACAGCGCCGGCGTCGCGTCCGCGCCGTCGAGATGGACGTCCGTGCACCTCGCCTCCATCGTCGCGCAGGCGACGGGAGCGCCGCTCAGCACGGCCGCACCCGGAATCACCGCGCTCGAGCTGCGCACCGGCGGCTTCGCGTCGGCCGCCTCCATCGATGCGTGCGCGGCCCGGTGGACGGCGACCACGAACTCGCTGCTGCGCAGCTATCAGGTCGGAGCGATGCGGTACGAGCTCGCCTCGCCGTCCGTGCAGTCGCTCGTCGACACGGCGCGCACCGCGCGGACTTCGCTGGTCAACAGCGTGCAGGGCATCGCGAACAACACCACGCTGTCGTCGAACATCAGCTCCGGCGTCACCGCCCTGCTCGCGGGCCTGCTCGGTCTGCTCGGCCTCGGTACGGCGAGCTCCACGGTCAGCGCGACGCTCGCCACCAGCGAGCTGGCCGCTCTCGATGCCCTCCTCGTCGGGACCGCGTCCGACAGCACCGGCCTCGTGACGATCGACTTCGCCACGGGAACGGTGTCGATCGACGCGGCGAAACTCCAGGGGGCCTTGAACGGGCGAGACCCGAACTCGCCGCTCGTGTTCACCCCCGCGCAATCCGCTGCGGTCGCCACCGCCATCTCGGGTGCCGTCGCCACCTGGTCGGCGAGCGTGGTGGCCGCACTGCAGCGGGCGGCGGGAGCGGTGCGGGTCAGCTCGACGACCGTGATCGACCTGACCGCGACCGTCCTCGGCGCACAGCTCACGGTCGCGCGCATCGAGGCCAAGGTCATCGACACCCCGATCGCGTCGATGGCGGCGAGCCAGGCGACCGTCACGACGACGGTGCTGCCCGCGGCGGGTCTGCTGACCGGCGTGGTGTCCGCGCTCGTCGGCGGGCTGGTGTCCGGGCTCGTCAGCGGTGTCGGCACCGTCGTCGCCCAGCTGGTCGCCGCGTTGCTCGCTCCGACCTACAACACCGTCGTGCCGCAGGCCGCGACGATCGCGACGACGCTCGGCACCCAGGTCGGCGGGGCGATGACCACGGTCTTCGGTCCGAGCGGCATCGCGCTGCTCAGTCTCAACGCGCAGAACCAGCCGAAGACCGGGACCAATCCCGTCCCCGCCTCCCTCGCTGCGCTGCCCGCCGGACGCTACGACGTGGGCGCGGTGCGCGTCGAGATCCGGCCGCGGACCGGCGCCGTCTCCTCCGCCGTCGGACGCTGGCTCATGCTCGGCTCCTCGAGCGTCGGTCCGGCGACCCTGTTGAACTGA
- a CDS encoding saccharopine dehydrogenase family protein has product MRILLVGAGGVGDAIAKIAARRSFFESIVVSDYDIARAQRTVDWIADRHGSEVAGRFSVAEIDASDPDVVERVARESRATHVMNAVEPKFVPSIFAGALAAEADYLDMAMSLSEPHPEHPYEHTGVKLGDEQFAADEQWRLSSRLALVGMGVEPGLSDVFARYAVDHLFSEVDELGTRDGANLVVRDDDGNEIFAPSFSIWTTIEECLNPPVVWEKDRGWFTTAPFSEPEVFDFPEGIGPVECVNVEHEEVLLMPRFLDARRVTFKYGLGAEFIGILKTLHQLHLDKTAPVRVRSANGPVEVAPRDVVAASLPDPATIGPRMTGKTCAGLWVTGTGKDGAPREVYLYHVSDNEWTMAEYESQCVVWQTALNPVVALELLAAGTWSGTGVRGPESFDAEPFLELMARPMEEGGYGQAWHLQERSV; this is encoded by the coding sequence ATGAGGATCCTTCTGGTGGGTGCGGGCGGCGTCGGCGATGCGATCGCGAAGATCGCGGCGCGGCGGTCGTTCTTCGAATCGATCGTCGTGAGCGACTACGACATCGCTCGCGCGCAGCGCACGGTGGACTGGATCGCCGACCGTCACGGCAGCGAGGTCGCCGGCCGGTTCTCGGTCGCGGAGATCGACGCGTCGGACCCCGACGTGGTCGAACGGGTCGCTCGCGAGAGCCGCGCCACCCATGTCATGAACGCCGTCGAGCCGAAGTTCGTGCCGTCGATCTTCGCCGGCGCACTCGCCGCGGAGGCCGACTACCTCGACATGGCGATGAGCCTGTCGGAGCCCCACCCGGAGCACCCGTACGAACATACGGGGGTGAAGCTCGGCGACGAGCAGTTCGCGGCCGACGAGCAGTGGCGGCTCTCGTCGCGGCTCGCCCTCGTCGGCATGGGTGTCGAGCCGGGACTCAGCGACGTCTTCGCCCGCTACGCCGTCGACCACCTGTTCTCCGAGGTCGACGAGCTCGGCACCCGGGACGGAGCCAATCTGGTGGTGCGCGACGACGACGGCAACGAGATCTTCGCGCCGTCGTTCAGCATCTGGACCACCATCGAGGAATGCCTCAACCCGCCCGTCGTCTGGGAGAAGGACCGGGGCTGGTTCACGACGGCGCCGTTCAGCGAACCGGAGGTGTTCGACTTCCCGGAGGGCATCGGGCCAGTCGAGTGCGTCAACGTCGAGCACGAAGAGGTGCTGCTGATGCCCCGATTCCTCGACGCGCGACGGGTGACCTTCAAGTACGGTCTCGGCGCCGAGTTCATCGGCATCCTGAAGACGCTGCACCAGCTGCACCTCGACAAGACCGCGCCGGTGCGGGTGCGGTCGGCGAACGGTCCCGTCGAGGTCGCCCCTCGAGACGTCGTCGCGGCGTCGCTGCCGGATCCCGCGACCATCGGTCCGCGGATGACGGGCAAGACCTGTGCGGGGCTGTGGGTCACGGGCACCGGCAAGGACGGGGCGCCCCGTGAGGTGTACCTCTATCACGTGAGCGACAACGAGTGGACGATGGCCGAGTACGAGAGCCAGTGCGTCGTCTGGCAGACCGCGCTGAACCCCGTCGTCGCGCTCGAACTGCTCGCGGCCGGAACCTGGTCGGGCACCGGAGTGCGCGGGCCCGAGTCCTTCGACGCGGAGCCCTTCCTCGAGCTCATGGCCCGTCCGATGGAGGAAGGCGGATACGGGCAGGCCTGGCACCTCCAGGAGCGCTCGGTATGA
- a CDS encoding LuxR C-terminal-related transcriptional regulator, with product MNLPTSNSTDAPPGELVGRSREFDSAVSAVWAGKSVLLVGPWGSGLSRFTWSVLERLVAQGGEVIALLARNTAFLGRDQPVRVVRTLGDLRQAVEGVKHLRPPIVVLDAAGSLDDEACRWLSENVKAGRVTAMAMIRSEGGPLRRDLAAICDLVGLWLEGYAIRVDLGPLPREAAAEVITSASAGRALNGESRAMVMRDSGSLPVLLKELTRIMVDLADAPLRVSALFPPNPAPVSRALDLVEPRLRDLSVELQRALVSVAVLDGISESRLRRRVPVELVTELLTRDLAQVDTFVKRVTVRRIEAERVLALGIDADRQRLVAGILDDLQAGFVLDAAESLFAAGEVLNNPPLRRDVAADLLGPMFVTAARECLARGRLERSFDFAIAAQKVDAHGAQHEVDRARAALLGKDGDAFLSAEFAELIGAMQWVQVKERASSILEHSDDQLEKVNAYGPLALANAALGDADALRDTLVQFAALGPHLMRVAPPHEIASTNEALVHFTIHGSVALVLAGMGWDKLDDGLDYMTEWTLSHGFAAQLPLLAGPRGMLAFGRGDFALAAAEFERATESDYASASPLSRPWLLAMWSRSAVRLGDDALAALLIGRIEAERRARSPWEEYALLQARADLLAIRGNVEGATELLVAEALREATMSPVFTVVMVYEAIRNGARDDRLLELLTEATSQVSLDAIRGMADIARDWVARDSRALSRDRWTAEQRGLTLLAQQIVEAGGDARSAGRGAGDSRESLSEREREVARLAGTGLSNSEIAAKLYLSVRTVESHLYSARLKTGASTRRDLGRIAGADVAPR from the coding sequence ATGAATCTTCCGACTTCCAATTCCACCGACGCCCCTCCGGGCGAGCTGGTAGGGCGCTCGCGCGAGTTCGACTCCGCGGTCTCCGCGGTGTGGGCCGGGAAATCCGTGCTGCTCGTCGGGCCCTGGGGTTCGGGCCTCTCCCGCTTCACGTGGTCCGTGCTCGAGCGGCTCGTCGCGCAAGGTGGCGAGGTGATCGCTCTGCTCGCCCGTAACACCGCGTTCCTCGGACGGGACCAGCCGGTTCGGGTGGTCCGCACCCTCGGCGATCTCCGTCAGGCGGTCGAGGGCGTCAAGCATCTCCGTCCCCCGATCGTCGTCCTCGACGCCGCCGGAAGCCTCGACGACGAGGCGTGCCGATGGCTCTCCGAGAATGTGAAGGCCGGTCGGGTGACCGCGATGGCGATGATCCGGTCCGAGGGCGGGCCGCTGCGCCGCGACCTGGCGGCGATCTGCGACCTGGTCGGGCTCTGGCTCGAGGGGTACGCCATCCGCGTCGACCTCGGCCCTCTGCCTCGGGAGGCGGCCGCTGAGGTCATCACCAGCGCCTCCGCGGGGCGGGCGCTCAACGGGGAATCGCGGGCCATGGTCATGCGCGACAGCGGCTCGCTGCCCGTGCTGCTCAAAGAGCTCACCCGGATCATGGTCGACCTGGCGGACGCGCCGTTGCGGGTCTCGGCACTGTTCCCCCCGAACCCCGCGCCCGTGTCCCGCGCGCTCGACCTGGTCGAGCCCCGCCTTCGCGACCTCTCCGTCGAGTTGCAGCGAGCGCTGGTCAGCGTGGCGGTGCTCGACGGTATCAGCGAGTCGCGGCTTCGACGGCGGGTCCCGGTGGAGCTGGTCACCGAGCTGCTCACGCGGGACCTCGCCCAGGTCGACACGTTCGTGAAGCGGGTCACCGTCCGGCGGATCGAGGCCGAGCGGGTGCTCGCGCTCGGTATCGACGCCGACCGGCAGAGGCTGGTGGCCGGAATCCTCGACGACCTGCAGGCGGGATTCGTGCTCGACGCCGCGGAGTCGCTGTTCGCGGCCGGCGAGGTGCTGAACAACCCGCCATTGAGGCGCGACGTCGCGGCCGATCTGCTCGGACCCATGTTCGTGACCGCGGCGCGGGAATGCCTCGCCCGCGGCCGACTGGAGCGCTCCTTCGACTTCGCCATCGCCGCGCAGAAGGTCGACGCTCACGGAGCCCAACACGAGGTCGACCGTGCGCGCGCCGCCCTCCTCGGGAAGGACGGCGACGCGTTCCTCTCCGCCGAGTTCGCCGAGCTGATCGGCGCGATGCAGTGGGTTCAGGTGAAGGAGCGCGCATCGTCGATCCTCGAGCACTCCGACGATCAGCTCGAGAAGGTCAACGCCTACGGGCCGTTGGCGCTCGCCAATGCCGCCCTCGGCGACGCCGACGCCCTCCGCGACACCCTCGTGCAGTTCGCCGCCCTCGGGCCCCACCTGATGAGGGTCGCTCCCCCGCACGAGATCGCGTCGACGAACGAGGCGTTGGTGCATTTCACCATCCACGGCTCGGTTGCGCTCGTCCTCGCGGGCATGGGCTGGGACAAGCTCGACGACGGTCTCGACTACATGACCGAGTGGACGCTGTCCCACGGGTTCGCGGCGCAGCTGCCGCTGCTCGCGGGGCCGCGCGGAATGCTGGCCTTCGGGCGGGGCGACTTCGCCCTCGCCGCCGCCGAGTTCGAACGCGCCACCGAGAGCGACTACGCGAGCGCTTCCCCGCTCAGCCGCCCCTGGCTGCTGGCGATGTGGTCTCGAAGCGCGGTGCGACTGGGCGATGACGCTCTGGCCGCGTTGCTCATCGGTCGCATCGAGGCCGAGCGGAGGGCCCGGTCGCCGTGGGAGGAGTACGCGCTCCTCCAGGCCCGGGCCGACCTGCTCGCCATCCGCGGCAATGTGGAGGGCGCGACCGAGCTGCTGGTGGCCGAGGCGCTGCGCGAGGCGACCATGTCTCCGGTGTTCACGGTCGTCATGGTGTACGAGGCGATCCGCAACGGCGCCCGCGACGACCGGCTGCTCGAGCTGCTCACCGAGGCGACCTCACAGGTGAGCCTCGACGCGATCCGGGGCATGGCAGACATCGCCCGCGACTGGGTCGCCCGTGACTCCCGGGCGCTGAGCCGTGACCGGTGGACCGCGGAGCAGCGGGGGCTCACCCTGCTGGCCCAGCAGATCGTGGAGGCCGGCGGGGATGCGCGGTCGGCGGGCCGCGGGGCCGGGGACAGCCGCGAAAGCCTCAGTGAGCGCGAGCGGGAGGTCGCCCGGCTGGCGGGAACGGGGCTGTCGAACAGCGAGATCGCCGCGAAGCTGTACCTGTCGGTGCGCACCGTGGAGTCGCACCTCTACAGCGCGCGCCTGAAGACGGGGGCGTCGACTCGACGAGACCTCGGCCGGATCGCCGGGGCGGACGTCGCGCCTCGGTGA
- a CDS encoding SipW-dependent-type signal peptide-containing protein — protein MSKRGKAIALAVLSGGAVIGLGLTVTLASWSDSEWVYAGDGLGGPGLATSRFEVQQNTSSPYSDVTANWADRETNPGGSLVFSPGALALSPGVPVYAPVSIRTTADSIAGSVSLERAVAATGVTITDDGTLWNAVSVRVAASQTNTTCAATSFTTPANVVATGTLNTAAIAPANALTLNAASGNVWHFCFEVSIPTSGLVGDGSNLQGKSIAPAWKFASVSS, from the coding sequence GTGTCCAAGCGGGGCAAGGCCATCGCTCTCGCCGTCCTTTCGGGTGGGGCGGTCATCGGACTCGGGCTCACCGTGACGCTCGCGTCGTGGTCCGATTCGGAGTGGGTCTACGCCGGAGACGGTCTCGGCGGTCCCGGACTCGCGACCTCGCGCTTCGAGGTGCAGCAGAACACGTCCTCGCCGTACAGCGACGTGACCGCGAACTGGGCCGACCGCGAGACGAACCCGGGTGGCTCGCTCGTCTTCAGTCCCGGGGCGCTCGCGCTGTCGCCCGGCGTTCCCGTCTACGCTCCCGTCTCGATCCGCACGACGGCCGATTCCATCGCCGGGTCGGTGTCGCTCGAGCGCGCCGTCGCCGCGACCGGCGTCACGATCACGGACGACGGAACGCTGTGGAACGCCGTCTCCGTGCGCGTCGCCGCGAGTCAGACGAACACCACCTGTGCGGCGACCAGCTTCACCACGCCGGCGAACGTCGTCGCGACCGGCACGCTCAACACGGCGGCGATCGCACCGGCGAACGCGCTCACCCTGAACGCGGCGTCCGGCAACGTGTGGCACTTCTGCTTCGAGGTCAGCATCCCGACCTCGGGCCTGGTGGGCGACGGCAGCAACCTGCAGGGCAAGTCCATCGCGCCGGCTTGGAAGTTCGCCTCGGTCTCGAGCTGA